CCTCTTGGTGGAGGACGGTGAGAGGCTAAGGATAGGAAAGTTCTTCTTCAAGCTCTGGAACTTCAACAGGAACAAGAACTTCACGTGGAGCAGGAACTTCTCCGAGTTCTTCTCCCTCATAAACAGTAACGACGCCTTCACCTTGAGGCATAACGACAACGTAGTTGGGGAAATAGACGCAATCTACGTTTACAAGCACATTAGGGTTGGGGACGTCATAAGGGTTGGGGGAAAGCTTTGGAAGATAACTAGGGTAAACAACAGCAAAATGGCCATAGACGTAGTGCCAGCGGACGCAAATGAGGGGGAAATCCCCGTATGGCGGGGAGACGGGATACCCAAATCGTATCTCTTGCCTAAGCAACTCGAGAAGGTCCTAAGAGGCCTAGATAACTTAGATCAAGGAATTGTGGAGAGGAGCTCCGTTGAGGAGGTCAAGAAACTGGTCTCCTTGTACGCCAAGGAGAACCTCCCATTGCCTTCAAGGTCTACCGTGATAGTGGAGAGAAAGGACAAGGAGGTGATCTACACAACGCTCATAAACGAAAAGGTCTCCAACACAATGGCCCACCTTCTCCTTTACTTGTCCTCTTCTAAGGACTCATTGAACTCTTACGCTAGGGCCTCTATTTACGGCTTTTCGATTGGTTCAGACAGGGACTTCCTGGAGGATTTGCTCAAAGTTGAGGAGAAGAAGCTGAAGAGGTTAATAGTAAAGGCCATACTTAGGTCGCCTATGTTTTTCTCAGTTCTTAAGGAGATACAGGTCAGCTTCGGGAAAATAGGGAAGGTTGACCTAAAGGAAGACAAGACCCTAGTAGCGGAAGCCCTTAGACAGACGGTGAGCAAGTACTTCAGCATAAAGGGGACGCTGAAGTTCATCGGAAAGATCAAGAATAAGGAAATTAAGGTAATTAAAACCGATAAAAGGACTCCATTGGCAAATGCTGTGCTGTCCCACGCCCCAATAAAGCCTTGGTTGCTGAGCGTTTACTCCCTGATCTACGAGTCCCTGAAAGGAGGCGCTTACACGATATCGGAGCTATCCGAGCAGATAGGCATTCCAGAGAAGAGCTTAGAGAACAAGTTAAAGCAAATGAGAAAACCCTCTTCCAAGTATAGGATAACAAGCTTCATAGACGTCGACAGCGGGGAGACCAGATGGTGCGTTATGGACGAACTTCCCAAGATAGTCGAGTCAGACGATTACTATACCTCGTTTACTGTGTTAAACGACAACGAGACCTTCATAGCGGTGCTGAGGCAAGTTAACGGTGATGGAAACTCGGAGATCATCTTCAAGCCCAAGGACTTGCTAAAGGACGATATAAGGGTAAGGATACCTTACGAGGAGATAGCCGAGCTCAGGATAACCGATCCTGTAGACCCTCTGGTGAGCAACTTATCGCCGAGGTTCTACTACGTCAACAAGAAGGTATTGCCTTACCTACTGCTGAACGCGGTAGCTTATATACAGAACTTAAAATACTCTTAGTAGTGATGAGCCTCACACTTAAGATGAAAGGTGATTGGGGCCCGTGTTACTGAGCGTGATTCCACAAGATTTATAATGCAAATGTGGAGTTTTGTGACTGAAGTAAAATGGCAGATAAAACGCAAATTGTTATAACCAGTTCCAAAACAGTTGACGAACACGTCCTAGAGATCCTGTCCATGTTTAACCAAGGCGTGAACGAGGTAGAACTGAAAGGATACGGAAGGGAGATAAACAAGTTAGTCGACGTCTATAACCAGCTTAAGGACAAGTTAGGTGAAGGGGTTAAACTGGAGAACGCCAAGACTGGAAGCGAAGTAAGGGAAAAAAGGAGGATTTCATACCTCTTGATTAGATTGAGTAAGGTCTATTGAAGTTATCTGAGCGAGGATGCTGAATATAACGTCCTCCGGAGCTAGCGAGCCCTTTGCTATTAAGTCCATCTTTTCCACGAGCTCGGACGTGGTGGACTCCGAGACTAAGCTTGGGAAATTGGTGGACAAGTAATTGAAGGCTTCCATGCCCTTTTTAGTGGCTATTAGGTATCCCCTCTTCTTGCTCTGCGCAACGTAGCCGTGACGTATCAGGTTCTGGATAGTCTTGGCGTAGGTACTTGGCCTACCTATATTCTTTTCCCTCATTAACCTTATCACCTCAGCGTAGTTGAGTAGCCTTTCCTTTGAGCCCCTAACGACCTCGTACTGGGGCTGTAGCTCACCTAAGGGCAGAGAGTAGGTCCTCGGTTTCGCCACCAACGAGAAGCCCCCAGTTACTTCAGAGAGTAAGTCGACCTCGCTCACTGCGTTGTCGTTAACAGTAACCTTGTACTTAGCGAATTTCCCTATTGCGTTCTCCATTTGGCTTGCTATGAACCTCTTAAATATCAAGTCATAGACTGCTAGGTGGGACCACGTGAGTTTGACGAAGAACTTGTTGGGGTTGTCTGATATTTCCTTTTTCAGCTCCTCCACGTCGACGGGGTAAGTTGGTCTTATGGCCTCGTGCGTCCCCTCGTCTCCCCAGCTCCTCGGCGAGAAGTGGCCGATCCCTTTCTTCTCCAAGTACTCCTTAGCTATCTCAATACCTCTAGAGGACACGTGAGTGCTGTCAGTCCTATGGTAGGTTATTAGCCCAAGCTCAAAGAGGTCTTGGGCTATCCTCATTACTCTCTCCGCGGGTATCTTGTAGTAGTTGTAAGCGTCTATTAGCAGTGCGTCTGTAGTATAGGGAGGTAGCGGGGAGAGAACCTCCACCCTCTCCTCAAGCTTCTCCACCTTTACTTTGTTTACCTTCGCCTTCTCTTTATCGTCGAAGAAGAGACTGTGGACGTAGTCGCCTAACTTTACCCTGGCGACCCAACCCATCGAAGCCTTGTACTTTTTCGTCCTCTCCACTATCCAGCCCAATACCGGCGTTTGCACCCTGCCTGCTCCGTGATTGGGAGAGCTAAACCTCAGCTTTAGGGCCTTGCTCAACTCGAAACCTATCCAGCGATCTTCTATCCTCCTAACTATTTGGCTGTGTACAGCGTTTAAGTCTAGGCGACCTTGGTTCCTCAAGGCCTCCAGTATGCCCTTCCTTGTCACCTCGTGGTACTTTATCCTGAACACGTTATCGTTG
The Candidatus Aramenus sp. CH1 DNA segment above includes these coding regions:
- a CDS encoding DEAD/DEAH box helicase, with amino-acid sequence MRQLNQRILELMNERKWDKLTDIQRKALTPILCGNNTLIIAPTGYGKTEAALLPVLSQMLDTGSNPVSLIYVTPLKALINDITLRIEWWSSRLGFTVSRKHGEVPQKEKNMRLKRAPHILVTTPEGLEIDLDWASKFREFYKNVKWVIVDEIHELINSKRGVQLAVLLERLKAYSGYDFQRIGLSATITNEDVVASFLSGSSSRKTTVVKVRDSKSFELKIRKIKGEEVWSNSARELISSLEPPTLVFTNSRFLTERLHEELDKLNVDGIFVHHSSISRESKSNVEEYLRKGKVRAVICTKTLELGIDVGDIKKIVMYRPPPSVASFLQRLGRSGHYVQGVPRGEILCVYDFDVIEAIAIYQLAKKGIVEKPKITSPLDVATREILGMVLQTDGVSKDYVYDVLTKSYPFRNMTREKFDELVEYLVKNNLLVEDGERLRIGKFFFKLWNFNRNKNFTWSRNFSEFFSLINSNDAFTLRHNDNVVGEIDAIYVYKHIRVGDVIRVGGKLWKITRVNNSKMAIDVVPADANEGEIPVWRGDGIPKSYLLPKQLEKVLRGLDNLDQGIVERSSVEEVKKLVSLYAKENLPLPSRSTVIVERKDKEVIYTTLINEKVSNTMAHLLLYLSSSKDSLNSYARASIYGFSIGSDRDFLEDLLKVEEKKLKRLIVKAILRSPMFFSVLKEIQVSFGKIGKVDLKEDKTLVAEALRQTVSKYFSIKGTLKFIGKIKNKEIKVIKTDKRTPLANAVLSHAPIKPWLLSVYSLIYESLKGGAYTISELSEQIGIPEKSLENKLKQMRKPSSKYRITSFIDVDSGETRWCVMDELPKIVESDDYYTSFTVLNDNETFIAVLRQVNGDGNSEIIFKPKDLLKDDIRVRIPYEEIAELRITDPVDPLVSNLSPRFYYVNKKVLPYLLLNAVAYIQNLKYS
- a CDS encoding DNA-binding protein, translated to MADKTQIVITSSKTVDEHVLEILSMFNQGVNEVELKGYGREINKLVDVYNQLKDKLGEGVKLENAKTGSEVREKRRISYLLIRLSKVY